Proteins from a single region of Octadecabacter arcticus 238:
- a CDS encoding type II toxin-antitoxin system Phd/YefM family antitoxin, whose product MGMTTINSRTFNQDASGAKRAAQEGPVFITDRGKPAHVLLSIEAYRQLAGLQESILDLLADPEAADVSFEPDRLGSLTRPADLS is encoded by the coding sequence ATGGGAATGACAACGATCAACAGTCGGACGTTCAATCAAGACGCCAGTGGTGCAAAGCGGGCTGCGCAAGAAGGGCCTGTGTTCATCACAGACCGGGGCAAACCCGCTCATGTCTTGCTCAGCATTGAAGCCTACAGACAGCTTGCTGGACTGCAGGAAAGTATTCTCGATTTGCTTGCTGATCCAGAGGCGGCAGACGTATCGTTTGAACCGGATCGCTTGGGTAGCCTCACACGTCCCGCTGATTTGTCCTGA
- the tnpC gene encoding IS66 family transposase encodes MDQVTALEQLLATALRRIAELEAALASMAQENADLRRQLAKNSSNSSKPPSSDGLKKPVPRSLRGKSGKKSGGQVGHRGDTLRQTATPDFVERHEAEACGTCQHGLTAGMIKAVERRQVYDIPVPRLEVTEHQAAIYCCGHCRATTTATFPDGVNAHVQYGKRIRAAAVYCNVQQLIPEDWVCQLLRDLFGATSLCAASVTNWVNGTARTLGGVVEHILARLNEGGVRHLDETGLRVAGKLHWLHSISDLAFTHYRISAKRGAVPSFLTGGTIVHDHWKSYYAHMSGVDAHALCGAHHLRELKAIEEIEKEPWACAMSVLLNSANQLKCAAQGRGETELPTSVHHGILTKYMAILTEGLAFHERQDPLARRTGARGRKARRPGHNLLVRLRDYRDDVLRFLTDFTVPFTNNQAEWDLRMMKLRMKISGTFRTLEGAQVFADIRSVISTVRKHGGNILETLTLSPQQIIARL; translated from the coding sequence ATGGACCAAGTTACTGCTCTTGAACAACTCCTCGCCACGGCTCTGCGCAGGATCGCCGAGTTGGAAGCCGCGTTGGCGAGCATGGCGCAAGAGAATGCGGATCTGCGGCGTCAGTTGGCCAAGAACAGCAGTAATAGCAGCAAGCCGCCTTCGAGTGATGGGTTGAAGAAGCCGGTACCGCGTAGCCTGCGTGGTAAGTCCGGTAAGAAAAGTGGTGGCCAAGTTGGCCACCGAGGCGACACCCTACGTCAGACAGCAACGCCTGACTTTGTGGAGCGACATGAGGCTGAGGCCTGTGGCACCTGTCAGCATGGCTTGACGGCTGGGATGATCAAGGCGGTGGAGAGGCGTCAGGTTTATGACATACCGGTGCCGCGTCTGGAGGTCACAGAGCATCAGGCAGCGATTTATTGTTGTGGCCATTGCCGAGCCACGACGACAGCCACCTTTCCCGATGGCGTGAATGCACACGTGCAATACGGTAAGCGCATTCGGGCGGCGGCGGTCTACTGCAATGTTCAGCAGCTGATCCCCGAGGATTGGGTCTGCCAACTCCTGCGTGATTTGTTTGGTGCCACCAGCCTATGCGCGGCCAGCGTGACCAACTGGGTGAACGGCACAGCGCGTACCTTGGGTGGCGTCGTCGAACACATTCTGGCCCGGCTCAATGAAGGCGGCGTTCGGCATCTGGATGAGACCGGACTTCGTGTTGCTGGTAAGCTGCACTGGCTGCACTCAATCAGCGATCTCGCCTTCACGCATTATCGCATCAGCGCCAAGCGCGGTGCTGTTCCATCCTTCCTGACCGGCGGGACAATTGTTCATGACCACTGGAAGTCCTATTACGCCCATATGAGTGGGGTGGACGCGCACGCCCTGTGCGGGGCGCATCATTTACGGGAACTCAAGGCCATCGAAGAAATCGAAAAGGAGCCGTGGGCGTGCGCGATGAGCGTGCTGCTCAACAGCGCCAATCAGCTCAAGTGCGCGGCTCAGGGGCGAGGCGAGACCGAACTCCCCACGTCGGTTCACCACGGCATCCTCACCAAATACATGGCTATCCTCACCGAGGGCCTCGCCTTCCATGAGCGACAAGACCCACTGGCTAGACGCACTGGTGCGCGAGGCCGAAAAGCCAGGCGGCCAGGCCATAACCTTCTGGTCCGCTTGCGCGACTACCGTGATGACGTCCTAAGGTTCCTTACGGACTTCACAGTTCCCTTCACCAACAATCAGGCCGAATGGGACCTGCGCATGATGAAGTTGCGCATGAAAATCTCGGGAACTTTCCGCACCCTCGAGGGCGCGCAGGTCTTCGCTGACATCAGATCCGTCATCTCGACGGTCAGAAAACACGGGGGCAATATCCTCGAAACACTCACCCTATCACCACAACAGATCATCGCGCGGCTCTAA
- a CDS encoding type II toxin-antitoxin system VapC family toxin: protein MFILDTNVVSELRKAKTGKADTNVVAWAADQDPSALFLSAITLLELEMGVRQMERRDSTQGAALRAWMADRVLPAFEGRILSVNGPVALCCAALHVPDPRSDRDALIAATGITHAMPIVTRNVADFEPTGVQIINPWKPMP from the coding sequence ATGTTCATTCTCGATACGAACGTGGTCTCCGAGCTCCGCAAAGCAAAAACAGGTAAGGCGGACACCAACGTCGTTGCATGGGCCGCTGATCAAGATCCGTCCGCGCTTTTTCTGTCTGCTATCACGCTCTTGGAACTTGAGATGGGTGTCAGGCAAATGGAAAGGCGTGACAGCACTCAGGGCGCCGCTTTGAGGGCGTGGATGGCTGATAGGGTGCTTCCGGCCTTTGAGGGCCGCATTTTATCCGTAAACGGGCCTGTCGCGCTCTGCTGTGCCGCTTTGCATGTTCCAGACCCCCGCAGTGACCGGGACGCCCTGATAGCCGCGACAGGGATCACTCACGCCATGCCAATCGTCACACGCAATGTTGCGGATTTTGAACCGACAGGCGTGCAGATCATCAACCCTTGGAAGCCGATGCCATGA